One window from the genome of Candidatus Chlorohelix allophototropha encodes:
- a CDS encoding amylo-alpha-1,6-glucosidase: MTAKLVLKENLVFMVSHTDGDVPYHDQEGLGIYYKDTRYLSILEMKVSGETPVLLTSSCEFNFMGNIQSANPLMRIPAETPGETITLLPRTISIRRNRFIEDGLHERVGFYNYNSFPVRLVLNLRFGSDFRDMFDVRGYNRAKRGEIQEPLWDGKRLRFSYAGLDGQERYTYIVFDHTPDEIIPVTGLNSSTHEVLAQRASLPDSTSASAMPTVHPAAADAVFVLTLKPFTPLAVTYHVIPQGLGNGQNALAHSFDMGARRMKVAYESWFEEATVISTDNEVFNAFLQRSIYDLRILMEELPTGLFPVAGIPWFAVPFGRDSIITSLQTLIFDPQIAVGTLRFLAQHQGKVVNDWNEEEPGKILHEMRAGEMTLLHEMPHIPYFGAVDSTPLFLMLFAATMCWLDSDSLYRELLPNVKAALDWIDNYGDRDGDGFIEYDCHNERGVKNQGWKDSAISLLMADGSLPKQPIALVEAQGYVYAAKIGVAEVLERKGEHEWAARLRREAETLKQRFNEVFWMPEAQFFAQALDRDKKQISSITSNPAHCLWCGLVADDKVEAVVKKLTAEDMSSGWGLRTLSSNAPSFNPMSYHNGSVWPHDNSLAAAGLKRVRHNEEAISIISQIFNAAQRFTYFRLPELYCGFQQDTRYYSAPAEYPVSCSPQAWTAGAALLFLQTMLGLEVNATLRRVILRPYFPPYIDWVELKGLNIGNQPVSLRVSRRDQHRYQLEILDNERDIEVVLMSR; encoded by the coding sequence GTGACCGCCAAGTTAGTTTTGAAAGAAAACCTTGTCTTTATGGTCAGCCATACGGATGGTGATGTGCCATACCATGACCAAGAAGGGCTAGGTATATATTATAAAGATACGCGCTACCTAAGTATATTGGAGATGAAGGTAAGTGGTGAAACGCCCGTTTTACTTACTTCTTCCTGCGAATTTAACTTCATGGGCAATATCCAAAGCGCGAATCCTTTGATGCGTATTCCAGCAGAAACACCCGGTGAAACTATCACCCTTTTGCCCCGTACTATCAGTATTCGCCGTAATCGCTTCATAGAAGATGGACTACACGAAAGAGTCGGTTTTTACAACTATAATTCTTTTCCCGTCCGCTTGGTTTTGAACTTGCGCTTTGGCAGCGATTTCCGCGATATGTTTGATGTGCGCGGCTATAACCGTGCCAAAAGGGGAGAAATTCAGGAACCGTTATGGGACGGCAAGCGTTTGCGTTTTAGCTATGCCGGATTGGATGGTCAGGAGCGCTATACCTACATTGTTTTCGATCACACACCCGATGAAATTATCCCGGTTACGGGTTTGAATAGCTCTACCCATGAAGTGTTGGCGCAACGTGCCAGCCTGCCCGATTCTACTTCTGCTTCGGCGATGCCTACGGTTCACCCGGCAGCGGCTGATGCTGTTTTCGTCCTGACTTTGAAACCTTTCACTCCATTGGCGGTAACTTACCACGTTATACCGCAGGGTTTGGGGAATGGTCAGAATGCGCTGGCACATAGCTTTGATATGGGCGCGCGCCGCATGAAAGTGGCTTACGAAAGCTGGTTTGAAGAAGCCACCGTAATTTCTACCGATAATGAAGTCTTTAACGCCTTTTTGCAGCGCAGCATCTACGATTTGCGAATTCTGATGGAAGAATTGCCCACCGGATTATTTCCGGTTGCGGGCATACCTTGGTTTGCCGTTCCGTTTGGACGCGATTCGATTATTACCTCGCTTCAAACTCTGATTTTTGACCCCCAAATTGCTGTTGGGACTCTGCGATTTTTGGCACAACATCAGGGTAAGGTGGTAAACGATTGGAATGAAGAAGAACCGGGCAAAATTCTGCACGAAATGCGGGCGGGCGAAATGACCTTGCTCCATGAAATGCCGCATATTCCCTATTTCGGTGCGGTGGATAGCACCCCTCTTTTCCTGATGCTCTTTGCTGCAACCATGTGCTGGTTGGATAGTGACAGCTTATATCGTGAGTTGCTGCCAAATGTCAAAGCCGCGCTTGATTGGATTGATAATTATGGTGATCGAGATGGTGATGGTTTCATTGAATATGATTGCCATAACGAGCGCGGCGTTAAAAATCAGGGGTGGAAGGATAGCGCTATTTCGCTATTGATGGCAGACGGGTCATTACCAAAACAACCCATCGCGTTGGTGGAAGCGCAAGGTTACGTTTACGCTGCGAAAATTGGCGTTGCAGAAGTACTTGAACGCAAAGGTGAGCACGAATGGGCGGCTCGTTTGCGTCGTGAAGCGGAAACTCTCAAACAACGTTTTAACGAGGTTTTCTGGATGCCGGAAGCGCAGTTTTTTGCACAGGCTTTAGATCGTGATAAAAAGCAAATTTCTAGTATTACGTCGAACCCTGCCCACTGTCTTTGGTGTGGTCTTGTGGCGGATGATAAAGTGGAAGCAGTGGTAAAAAAACTTACTGCCGAAGATATGAGTAGTGGGTGGGGCTTACGCACGCTCAGTTCCAACGCCCCTTCGTTTAACCCTATGAGCTACCATAACGGCAGCGTTTGGCCTCATGATAATTCGCTGGCAGCGGCGGGTTTAAAGCGAGTTCGCCATAATGAAGAGGCTATTTCGATAATTTCGCAGATTTTCAATGCGGCGCAACGTTTCACTTATTTTCGGTTGCCTGAGCTATATTGCGGCTTCCAGCAGGATACCCGTTACTATAGCGCACCCGCCGAATATCCGGTCAGTTGCAGCCCGCAAGCATGGACTGCTGGTGCGGCGCTTCTCTTTCTTCAAACTATGCTTGGTCTTGAAGTGAATGCTACTTTGCGCCGGGTAATCTTACGACCTTATTTTCCTCCTTATATAGATTGGGTGGAGTTGAAAGGCTTGAACATTGGCAACCAACCTGTGAGTTTGCGGGTTAGTCGGCGTGATCAACATCGTTACCAACTTGAAATACTGGATAATGAGCGCGACATTGAGGTTGTACTCATGAGTCGTTGA
- the panB gene encoding 3-methyl-2-oxobutanoate hydroxymethyltransferase, whose translation MAKTLTQSKKKTIPEIMGRKATAGAPKIAMVTAYDYPSALIADRVGMDMILVGDSLAMVVLGYDSTVSVTMEEMLHHCKAVRRGAKDSILVGDMPFGSYQTGSEEAIRNAVRFLKEAGMDAVKLEGGVYQAEIARAIVRSGIPVMGHIGLLPQLVSATGGFKVQGRDEEGARRLLEDAKAMEEAGCFAIVLEAIPDRLATMITNSIKIPTIGIGAGAGCDGQVLVMHDLIGLFDRFTPRFVKKYANVYGMIEDALTQYRDEVVNGQFPATEHTFTIKDDVLARLYA comes from the coding sequence ATGGCAAAGACTCTAACTCAATCGAAGAAAAAAACCATTCCTGAAATAATGGGGCGTAAAGCTACTGCTGGCGCACCCAAAATCGCAATGGTTACTGCCTATGATTATCCCTCTGCTCTGATTGCTGATAGAGTCGGTATGGATATGATATTGGTAGGCGATTCACTGGCAATGGTAGTGTTGGGTTACGATAGCACCGTATCTGTCACTATGGAAGAAATGCTACACCACTGTAAAGCGGTAAGGCGTGGTGCAAAAGATTCAATACTGGTGGGTGATATGCCTTTTGGTTCATACCAGACCGGATCGGAAGAGGCTATCCGCAATGCTGTTCGCTTTCTCAAAGAGGCGGGTATGGATGCGGTTAAACTAGAGGGTGGCGTATATCAGGCTGAGATTGCGCGGGCAATAGTGCGAAGCGGTATTCCGGTGATGGGGCATATCGGCTTGTTGCCGCAATTGGTCTCGGCTACCGGCGGCTTTAAGGTGCAGGGGCGGGATGAGGAAGGGGCACGCCGTTTGCTGGAAGATGCCAAGGCGATGGAAGAAGCGGGTTGCTTTGCCATCGTGCTGGAGGCAATTCCTGATCGGCTCGCTACTATGATTACCAATTCAATCAAGATTCCCACCATCGGTATAGGGGCTGGCGCAGGTTGTGATGGACAGGTGCTGGTAATGCACGACTTGATTGGGCTTTTTGACCGCTTCACGCCGCGTTTCGTCAAAAAATATGCCAATGTTTACGGCATGATTGAGGATGCGCTGACGCAATACCGCGATGAGGTGGTGAACGGGCAGTTTCCGGCGACTGAACACACCTTTACCATCAAAGATGATGTGCTTGCGCGGCTCTACGCCTAA